In Nyctibius grandis isolate bNycGra1 chromosome 6, bNycGra1.pri, whole genome shotgun sequence, a single genomic region encodes these proteins:
- the NAF1 gene encoding H/ACA ribonucleoprotein complex non-core subunit NAF1 isoform X2, with product MEAQVEVVAQMESLAFEPRTARPAPGEERAASAEGAPRGEGAPGEEGAPGEEGASAPPSSQEGGGEDQAPPPPAEEGARRSPPPASPSGPLAAASSSDSDSDTDSDSSSTTSSSSCSPSTVTDEDDHPNEKDTRSYCVKTKDELPIDELPPVEDLSIILPDDVELKLFGTVSSIIEQLVIIESLRGLPPVNEESIIFKEDRQAAGKIFEIFGPVLHPFYVLRFNSSEHIKAKGINVQDSMYFAPSVEDFTQYIFAEKLKQEKGSDASWKNDQEPPPEALDFSDDEKEREAKQKKKKPQNQGRKKLKSETNASTSFRLFKGIPWQRVLQGSVSSSIRPSRFFETTSETATAILFRQQNTSGISSVSTTA from the exons ATGGAGGCGCAGGTGGAGGTGGTGGCGCAGATGGAGAGCCTGGCGTTCGAGCCCcgcaccgcccgccccgcgccgggcgAGGAGCGGGCGGCGAGCGCGGAGGGGGCGCCGCGCGGGGAGGGAGCGCCGGGCGAGGAGGGAGCGCCGGGCGAGGAGGGGGCTTCAGCCCCTCCGAGCTCTCAGGAGGGCGGTGGGGAAGAccaggccccgccgcccccagccGAAGAGGGAGCGCGCCGCTCGCCGCCGCCTGCGAGTCCCAGCGGGCCTCTTGCCGCCGCCTCCTCGTCGGACTCGGACAG tGATACAGATTCAGATAGTTCATCAACTACATCCTCCTCTTCATGTTCTCCTTCAACAGTAACTGATGAAGACGATCACCCAAATGAGAAGGATACCAGATCTTACTGTGTTAAAACAAAAGATGAGTTGCCTATTGAT GAACTTCCTCCTGTTGAAGACTTATCAATAATTCTGCCTGATGATGTTGAACTGAAGCTCTTTGGGACAGTTTCCAGCATCATTGAGCAGCTAG taaTAATTGAATCACTGAGAGGCCTACCTCCAGTAAATGAGGaaagcataatttttaaagaagatcGGCAAGCAGCAGGAAAG aTATTTGAGATATTTGGTCCTGTTTTACATCCCTTTTATGTTTTAAGATTTAACAGCTCTGAGCATATCAAAGCAAAAGGTATTAATGTGCAAGATAGCATGTATTTTGCTCCGTCAGTGGAGGACTTCACCCAGTATATATTTGCAGAGAAACTAAAACA ggaaAAAGGTTCGGATGCATCTTGGAAGAATGACCAAGAACCACCACCTGAA GCCTTGGATTTCAGTGACgatgaaaaagaaagggaggcaaaacagaagaaaaagaagcctcAAAATCAAGGAAGGAAGAAACTCAAATCAGAAACAAATGCATCAA CCTCCTTCAGGTTATTCAAGGGGATACCGTGGCAGAGGGTTCTCCAGGGATCCGTTTCCTCCTCCATCAGGCCCTCCAGGTTTTTTGAGACCACAAGTGAAACCGCCACAGCTATACTCTTCAGACAACAGAATACATCAGGAATCTCCAGTGTTTCCACAACCgcatag
- the NAF1 gene encoding H/ACA ribonucleoprotein complex non-core subunit NAF1 isoform X1, with product MEAQVEVVAQMESLAFEPRTARPAPGEERAASAEGAPRGEGAPGEEGAPGEEGASAPPSSQEGGGEDQAPPPPAEEGARRSPPPASPSGPLAAASSSDSDSDTDSDSSSTTSSSSCSPSTVTDEDDHPNEKDTRSYCVKTKDELPIDELPPVEDLSIILPDDVELKLFGTVSSIIEQLVIIESLRGLPPVNEESIIFKEDRQAAGKIFEIFGPVLHPFYVLRFNSSEHIKAKGINVQDSMYFAPSVEDFTQYIFAEKLKQEKGSDASWKNDQEPPPEALDFSDDEKEREAKQKKKKPQNQGRKKLKSETNASSEDKRLNQPMQQPPSGYSRGYRGRGFSRDPFPPPSGPPGFLRPQVKPPQLYSSDNRIHQESPVFPQPHRKENPMMQQYPFPPPVFGSVNDVHQFHLPPSNLNMIWTGPNMYNSSYQFLPPPLPPPPPPPDSHPSQFRPY from the exons ATGGAGGCGCAGGTGGAGGTGGTGGCGCAGATGGAGAGCCTGGCGTTCGAGCCCcgcaccgcccgccccgcgccgggcgAGGAGCGGGCGGCGAGCGCGGAGGGGGCGCCGCGCGGGGAGGGAGCGCCGGGCGAGGAGGGAGCGCCGGGCGAGGAGGGGGCTTCAGCCCCTCCGAGCTCTCAGGAGGGCGGTGGGGAAGAccaggccccgccgcccccagccGAAGAGGGAGCGCGCCGCTCGCCGCCGCCTGCGAGTCCCAGCGGGCCTCTTGCCGCCGCCTCCTCGTCGGACTCGGACAG tGATACAGATTCAGATAGTTCATCAACTACATCCTCCTCTTCATGTTCTCCTTCAACAGTAACTGATGAAGACGATCACCCAAATGAGAAGGATACCAGATCTTACTGTGTTAAAACAAAAGATGAGTTGCCTATTGAT GAACTTCCTCCTGTTGAAGACTTATCAATAATTCTGCCTGATGATGTTGAACTGAAGCTCTTTGGGACAGTTTCCAGCATCATTGAGCAGCTAG taaTAATTGAATCACTGAGAGGCCTACCTCCAGTAAATGAGGaaagcataatttttaaagaagatcGGCAAGCAGCAGGAAAG aTATTTGAGATATTTGGTCCTGTTTTACATCCCTTTTATGTTTTAAGATTTAACAGCTCTGAGCATATCAAAGCAAAAGGTATTAATGTGCAAGATAGCATGTATTTTGCTCCGTCAGTGGAGGACTTCACCCAGTATATATTTGCAGAGAAACTAAAACA ggaaAAAGGTTCGGATGCATCTTGGAAGAATGACCAAGAACCACCACCTGAA GCCTTGGATTTCAGTGACgatgaaaaagaaagggaggcaaaacagaagaaaaagaagcctcAAAATCAAGGAAGGAAGAAACTCAAATCAGAAACAAATGCATCAA gtgAGGATAAAAGACTTAATCAGCCAATGCAACAGCCTCCTTCAGGTTATTCAAGGGGATACCGTGGCAGAGGGTTCTCCAGGGATCCGTTTCCTCCTCCATCAGGCCCTCCAGGTTTTTTGAGACCACAAGTGAAACCGCCACAGCTATACTCTTCAGACAACAGAATACATCAGGAATCTCCAGTGTTTCCACAACCgcatagaaaagaaaatccaatgATGCAACAGtatccctttcctcctccagttTTTGGTTCTGTTAATGACGTGCATCAATTCCACCTTCCGCCTTCAAATCTGAATATGATTTGGACAGGCCCGAACATGTACAACTCATCATACCAATTTTTACCGCCTCCACTGCcgcctcctccacctcctccagaTAGCCATCCTTCTCAGTTCAGGCCTTACTAA